A stretch of the Bacillus sp. FJAT-18017 genome encodes the following:
- a CDS encoding ArsR/SmtB family transcription factor — MKEQDVCEVTCVDEPKVSRVKNDLEQKSSGDVAKIFKALSDENRVKITYALASEDELCVCDVANIVGSSVATASHHLRTLKNLGIAKYRKEGKMVYYSLDDEHVKQLVEIAFAHQEEVASRV; from the coding sequence ATGAAGGAACAAGATGTTTGTGAAGTGACTTGTGTCGATGAGCCAAAGGTCAGCCGTGTGAAAAACGACCTGGAACAAAAAAGTTCTGGCGATGTGGCAAAAATATTCAAAGCGTTATCTGATGAAAATAGAGTGAAAATTACCTATGCACTGGCCTCAGAAGATGAGCTTTGCGTATGCGATGTAGCCAACATTGTCGGTTCCTCGGTCGCAACAGCTTCCCATCATTTGCGCACCCTGAAAAATTTAGGCATAGCGAAATATCGGAAAGAAGGGAAAATGGTTTATTACTCCCTTGATGATGAGCATGTAAAGCAGCTGGTAGAGATAGCCTTTGCCCACCAGGAGGAGGTGGCCAGCCGTGTCTGA
- a CDS encoding cation diffusion facilitator family transporter, translating into MDEQKYQNLKLGERGALLSIVAYILLSALKLTVGYISDSAALKADGLNNTTDIIASVAVLIGLKISQRPPDKDHGYGHWKSETIASMVASFVMIAVGIQVLSDALGSIFQEGKQAPDMIAAYTGLFSAFAMYLVYHYNKRLANKIQSKSVMAAAKDNRSDAWVSIGTAIGIFGSQLNMPWLDTVTAFIVGLLICKTAWEIFKEASHELSDGFDEEKIQLYKDVILKVDGVKGIKEIKGRNYGNNEVIDCVILVNSKLNIRAAHDIATHVEKIMMEEHGVYDVHVHVEPN; encoded by the coding sequence ATGGATGAGCAAAAATACCAAAATCTTAAGCTTGGCGAACGCGGGGCTCTATTGAGCATCGTGGCCTACATACTCCTTTCTGCTTTAAAGCTTACAGTGGGATATATAAGTGATTCAGCTGCTTTAAAGGCGGATGGACTTAATAATACAACCGATATTATCGCCTCTGTTGCGGTTCTCATTGGTTTAAAGATTTCCCAGCGACCTCCCGACAAGGACCATGGTTACGGGCATTGGAAAAGTGAAACGATTGCCTCTATGGTTGCATCGTTTGTGATGATTGCTGTTGGCATACAAGTGTTGTCGGATGCTCTCGGATCAATCTTTCAGGAAGGAAAGCAGGCGCCAGACATGATTGCGGCTTATACAGGTCTTTTCTCTGCATTTGCCATGTACCTTGTCTACCATTATAACAAAAGGTTAGCAAACAAAATCCAAAGCAAATCTGTAATGGCTGCTGCCAAGGATAATCGTTCCGATGCCTGGGTTAGTATTGGAACCGCGATTGGAATATTCGGTTCCCAATTGAACATGCCATGGCTTGACACAGTGACTGCTTTTATCGTTGGTTTATTGATTTGCAAAACCGCCTGGGAAATTTTCAAGGAGGCTTCTCACGAACTTTCGGATGGCTTTGATGAAGAGAAAATTCAACTCTATAAAGATGTCATTTTAAAAGTGGATGGCGTCAAAGGCATAAAGGAAATTAAGGGAAGAAACTATGGAAATAATGAAGTCATTGATTGCGTCATCCTAGTCAACTCAAAGCTTAATATAAGAGCAGCTCATGATATTGCCACACACGTTGAGAAAATCATGATGGAGGAGCATGGTGTTTACGATGTCCATGTTCACGTAGAACCAAACTAG